The Glycine soja cultivar W05 chromosome 3, ASM419377v2, whole genome shotgun sequence genome window below encodes:
- the LOC114404906 gene encoding protein MAIN-LIKE 1-like, with the protein MRCQARRWIVAACAYLLHLVDCTIFANKSATYVHVVHLDAFRDLGQSGGYAWGVAALIYEHFPSVHQCVTDDAYQETSPRASRWLTSKAHMKGITGALYRACCDALTVTDVSWLPYTEHRGVRAFELISSFQGQLRWGPMVVTARLERVLRQFGYIQSISSPPVSARLSHDDIDDRWMHFADHVLVVGELCLVPGQVSADYMEWFFRISHPFMIPTQAGDQPRDAPAVDPEEYMQPPSPQVPVAFDPPPHAVDDYDGYEAIAQRLERVLNLRMVTVGTKLYDIMQDYLTIARGCASADGSVRARQGRRTEH; encoded by the exons ATGAGATGTCAGGCCCGACGATGGATTGTAGCAGCTTGTGCTTATCTGTTGCACCTGGTCGATTGCACcatttttgctaataagagtgcaacatatGTTCACGTGGTGCACCTAGACGCTTTTCGCGACCTGGGTCAGAGTGGTGGTTATGCTTGGGGAGTTGCCGCActg ATCTATGAGCACTTTCCTAGTGTGCATCAGTGCGTCACAGATGATGcataccaggagacgtccccacgtgcttcccggtggCTGACGTCGAAGGCTCATATGAAGGGAATCACAGGAGCACTGTACAGGGCATGTTGTGATGCTTTgaccgtcacagatgtgtcctggttgccTTACACTGAGCATCGGGGGGTTAGGGCCTTTGAGCTGATTTCATCATTCCAGGGTCAGCTGAGATGGGGTCCTATGGTGGTCACAGCTCGACTGGAGAGGGTGCTACGGCAGTTTGGTTACATTCAGAGCATCTCTTCGCCACCTGTTAGTGCTCGATTGTCACATGATGAtatagatgacaggtggatgcatTTCGCGGACCACGTACTAGTTGTGGGTGAGCTTTGTctagtgcctgggcaggtatctgcggattacatggagtggtttttcCGGATATCTCACCCATTCATGATACCGACCCAGGCAGGTGACCAGCCCAGAGATGCACCTGCCGTAGACCCTGAGGAGTACATGCAGccgcccagcccccaggttccagtggcatttgacccccctccacATGCAGTG GATGATTACGACGGCTATGAGGCGATCGCACAGAGattggagcgtgtgctcaaccttaggatggtCACTGTAGGCACAAAGTTATATGATATTATGCAGGATTACCTGACGATCGCCAGAGGGTGTGCCAGTGCAGATGGAAGTGTCAGGGCTCGACAGGGACGGCGCACAGAGCATTGA
- the LOC114406123 gene encoding uncharacterized protein LOC114406123 codes for MAKPQKPQPKPGCFSFSSFLRVLLCAGNGTSPPVHPYHITESDESKNAHFTKEKMVVNDNGNDDISAPGVVARLMGLDSLPNPKWVVKCGSGSIPDSVPRSRSVNFVDYLLEFDASHVSSHRRVKTSTSFREVPSLVQNQKGNNGNNLFVFCMDGDGNMREEKEGRNEMREVEELRQRKRQGSNKNKESVSVKKERNQGKKNKKISKLKNEPRRVPSSKNGSKGLTRNHHGEVKDLSSVSSNSSKCSSSCSSSRKNGVSSRSRFNTSLSNAHKKGVAEPKFRKNMRNQNPVLKEESECRLENHSPVSVVESNDYYPFLYGTDFQDGPSSVASKSKKWGSPSLLSLGEEVEDSASTNEGYTFIDVNKEAEYYSELMLKLRTLTEQDIRESDCTSKRVRETENFGDICLMFEHKIFDHLLYEVVNEVLELYY; via the exons ATGGCCAAGCCACAGAAACCACAACCAAAACCGGGGTGTTTCTCTTTCTCCAGCTTCCTACGTGTGCTTCTATGTGCTGGAAATGGAACTAGTCCACCAGTGCACCCTTATCACATCACAGAATCAGATGAATCAAAAAATGCACATTTCACCAAAGAAAAAATGGTGGTGAATGATAATGGTAATGATGATATTTCTGCCCCTGGAGTTGTGGCAAGGCTAATGGGTTTGGATTCACTTCCGAACCCCAAATGGGTGGTGAAATGTGGTAGTGGCAGCATCCCAGATTCTGTTCCTAGAAGCAGGTCAGTGAACTTTGTTGACTACTTGCTTGAGTTTGATGCTAGCCATGTTAGTAGCCATAGGAGGGTGAAGACTTCAACATCGTTCAGAGAGGTTCCTAGTTTGGTTCAGAACCAAAAGGGTAACAATGGTAATAATCTCTTTGTGTTTTGCATGGATGGTGATGGTAACATGAGGGAAGAGAAAGAGGGTAGAAATGAGATGAGGGAAGTGGAAGAGTTGAGGCAGAGGAAGAGGCAGGGGAGTAATAAGAACAAAGAGAGTGTGAGTgtgaagaaagagagaaatcaagggaagaagaacaagaagattTCCAAGCTGAAGAATGAACCAAGGAGGGTACCTTCTTCTAAGAATGGTTCAAAGGGTCTAACTCGAAACCATCATGGGGAGGTTAAAGATTTGTCATCTGTGTCCTCAAACTCCTCTAAGTGTAGTAGTTCTTGTAGTAGTAGTAGAAAAAATGGTGTTAGTTCAAGATCAAGGTTCAACACTTCTTTGTCAAATGCACACAAGAAGGGGGTTGCGGAACCAAAATTCAGGAAGAACATGAGAAATCAGAATCCAGTGTTGAAGGAAGAAAGTGAATGCAGGTTGGAAAATCACAGTCCAGTTTCAGTTGTAGAGAGCAATGACTACTATCCTTTCCTTTATGGAACTGATTTTCAAG ATGGTCCAAGCTCCGTTGCTTCAAAGTCAAAAAAGTGGGGATCTCCATCACTTTTGTCATTGGGTGAAGAAGTTGAAGACAGTGCAAGTACTAATGAAGGTTATACCTTCATTGATGTCAACAAGGAAGCAGAGTATTACTCAGAATTGATGTTGAAGCTTCGTACTTTGACTGAACAGGATATAAGAGAATCAGATTGTACCTCAAAACGTGTACGCGAGACTGAAAACTTTGGGGATATTTGTTTGATGTTTGAGCATAAAATTTTCGACCATTTATTATATGAAGTTGTCAATGAAGTTTTAGAACTTTATTATTGA
- the LOC114404909 gene encoding polygalacturonase 1 beta-like protein 2 yields the protein MCDVEYWVCKRFHDKLGFGGGVGGALLWSEVGVEYSMQEKSASECYSRGSANHDESFTGNGEDTNVADESFHTGYGSSEFKNYSNNSNVLEMQFATYSNSTDARTQSFSSYSKDENSDGQSFQSYGNNFSGAMNKLQRCHVSFQELRQGRCEPQQ from the exons ATGTGTGATGTTGAGTATTGGGTGTGTAAAAGGTTTCATGACAAGTTGGGCTTTGGAGGTGGCGTAGGGGGTGCTTTATTGTGGAGTGAGGTGGGTGTTGAATATTCAATGCAAGAAAAAAGTGCATCAGAG TGCTACAGTCGAGGCTCTGCAAACCATGACGAGAGCTTCACCGGCAACGGCGAGGACACCAACGTTGCTGACGAGAGCTTCCACACCGGCTACGGCTCCAGTGAGTTCAAAAACTATTCCAACAATTCCAACGTCCTCGAAATGCAATTCGCCACCTACTCTAACAGCACCGATGCGAGAACACAATCGTTCTCAAGCTACAGCAAGGACGAAAACTCCGACGGGCAGAGTTTCCAATCCTACGGCAATAACTTCTCCGGCGCGATGAACAAACTCCAACGTTGCCACGTCAGCTTTCAAGAACTACGACAAGGGAGGTGTGAGCCCCAACAATAG